A window from Malaclemys terrapin pileata isolate rMalTer1 chromosome 18, rMalTer1.hap1, whole genome shotgun sequence encodes these proteins:
- the RABGEF1 gene encoding rab5 GDP/GTP exchange factor isoform X3 yields the protein MSLKSERRGIHVDQSELLCKKGCGYYGNPAWQGFCSKCWREEYHKARQKQIQDDWELAERLQREEEEAYASSQSTQGAQSLTFSKFEEKKTNEKTRKVTTVKKFFSASSRTGAKKAAQERNLKQGQLGRERNADNILRDLKEIFTPSWELASPTEGNTAQLGELSACSTDIHEAKAPSPSINRQVSIETDRASKEFIEFLKTYHKSGQEIYKQCKMFLEAMHHKRELSIEEQSECAQDFYQNIGEKLQTRSKVSPEKVEKTMDQIEKYIMTRLYKYVFCPETTDDEKKDLVVQKRIRALHWVTPQMLCVPVNEEISEVSDMVVKAITDIIEMDSKRVPRDKLACITQCSKHIFNAIKITKNEPASADDFLPTLIYIVLKGNPPRLQSNIQYITRFCNPSRLMTGEDGYYFTNLCCAVAFIEKLDAQSLNLSQEDFDRYMSGQTSPKKQESENWSSDVCLGVKQMYKNLDLLSQLNERQERIVSEAKKLEKDLIDWTDGITKEVQDIVEKYPLEINPKNQPLAAIDSENVENDKLPPPLQPQVYAG from the exons ATGAGCCTAAAGTCTGAACGCAGAGGAATTCACGTTGATCAGTCAGAGCTACTGTGCAAGAAAGGATGTGGTTACTATGGAAACCCTGCTTGGCAGGgcttctgctccaagtgctggAGAGAAGAGTACCATAAGGCAAGGCAGAAGCAGATTCAGGATGACTGGGAGCTGGCCGAGCG ACTTCAGCGTGAGGAGGAAGAAGCCTATGCTAGTAGTCAGAGTACACAAGGGGCACAGTCGCTCACCTTTTCCAAGTTTGAGGAAAAGAAAACCAATGAAAAGACACGCAAGGTGACAACTGTGAAGAAATTCTTCAGTGCGTCTTCCAGGACAGGCGCTAAGAAGG CTGCTCAAGAGAGAAACCTTAAGCAAGGACAGCTTGGGAGGGAGCGAAATGCTGATAACATTCTCAGGGACTTGAAGGAGATTTTTACTCCCTCCTGGGAGCTGGCTTCCCCTACTGAAGGTAACACAGCACAGCTTGGAGAGCTGTCTGCTTGTTCTA CAGACATTCATGAAGCTAAGGCTCCTAGCCCTTCAATAAACAGGCAGGTCAGCATTGAGACAGATCGAGCGTCCAAGGAGTTTATAGAGTTTCTCAAGACCTATCATAAATCTGGTCAAGAAATTTATAAGCAGTGCAAAATGTTTTTGGAAGCAATGCATCACAAAAGG GAATTAAGTATTGAGGAACAATCTGAATGTGCCCAGGACTTCTATCAAAACATAGGAGAGAAATTACAGACCCGTTCAAAAG TTTCCCCAGAAAAAGTTGAGAAAACAATGGACCAGATTGAAAAATATATCATGACTCGATTGTATAAATATGTGTTCTGCCCCGAAACAACTGATGATGAGAAGAAAGATCTGGTTGTCCAAAAGAGAATCAG GGCTTTACACTGGGTAACTCCACAAATGCTGTGTGTTCCTGTTAATGAAGAAATTTCTGAAGTCTCCGATATGGTTGTGAAAGCAATTACAG ATATTATCGAAATGGATTCAAAACGTGTCCCTCGTGATAAATTAGCATGCATCACCCAATGCAGCAAACATATCTTCAACGctataaaaatcacaaaaaacgAACCAGCTTCTGCTGATGACTTCTTACCAACACTCATATATATTGTTTTGAAGGGAAACCCACCCCGTCTGCAGTCCAACATCCAGTATATAACCCGCTTCTGTAATCCAAGCAGGTTAATGACTGGAGAGGATGGCTACTATTTTACCAATCTG TGCTGTGCTGTGGCCTTCATTGAAAAGCTGGACGCTCAATCTTTAAATCTAAGCCAGGAGGATTTTGATCGCTACATGTCGGGCCAAACGTCTCCAAAGAAACAAGAATCTGAAAACTGGTCATCTGATGTGTGCCTAGGTGTTAAACAGATGTATAAAAACTTAGACCTCCTCTCTCAATTGAATGAGAGGCAGGAAAGAATTGTCAGTGAAGCCAAGAAGCTTGAGAAAGACCTTATAGATTGGACTGACGGAATTACTAAGGAAGTCCAAGATATTGTTGAAAAATATCCATTGGAAATAAATCCAAAAAATCAACCCTTAGCAGCTATTGACTCTGAAAACGTAGAGAATGACAAATTGCCCCCACCACTGCAGCCTCAGGTTTATGCTGGATGA
- the RABGEF1 gene encoding rab5 GDP/GTP exchange factor isoform X1, whose translation MSLKSERRGIHVDQSELLCKKGCGYYGNPAWQGFCSKCWREEYHKARQKQIQDDWELAERLQREEEEAYASSQSTQGAQSLTFSKFEEKKTNEKTRKVTTVKKFFSASSRTGAKKAAQERNLKQGQLGRERNADNILRDLKEIFTPSWELASPTEGNTAQLGELSACSNIHEAKAPSPSINRQVSIETDRASKEFIEFLKTYHKSGQEIYKQCKMFLEAMHHKRELSIEEQSECAQDFYQNIGEKLQTRSKVSPEKVEKTMDQIEKYIMTRLYKYVFCPETTDDEKKDLVVQKRIRALHWVTPQMLCVPVNEEISEVSDMVVKAITDIIEMDSKRVPRDKLACITQCSKHIFNAIKITKNEPASADDFLPTLIYIVLKGNPPRLQSNIQYITRFCNPSRLMTGEDGYYFTNLCCAVAFIEKLDAQSLNLSQEDFDRYMSGQTSPKKQESENWSSDVCLGVKQMYKNLDLLSQLNERQERIVSEAKKLEKDLIDWTDGITKEVQDIVEKYPLEINPKNQPLAAIDSENVENDKLPPPLQPQVYAG comes from the exons ATGAGCCTAAAGTCTGAACGCAGAGGAATTCACGTTGATCAGTCAGAGCTACTGTGCAAGAAAGGATGTGGTTACTATGGAAACCCTGCTTGGCAGGgcttctgctccaagtgctggAGAGAAGAGTACCATAAGGCAAGGCAGAAGCAGATTCAGGATGACTGGGAGCTGGCCGAGCG ACTTCAGCGTGAGGAGGAAGAAGCCTATGCTAGTAGTCAGAGTACACAAGGGGCACAGTCGCTCACCTTTTCCAAGTTTGAGGAAAAGAAAACCAATGAAAAGACACGCAAGGTGACAACTGTGAAGAAATTCTTCAGTGCGTCTTCCAGGACAGGCGCTAAGAAGG CTGCTCAAGAGAGAAACCTTAAGCAAGGACAGCTTGGGAGGGAGCGAAATGCTGATAACATTCTCAGGGACTTGAAGGAGATTTTTACTCCCTCCTGGGAGCTGGCTTCCCCTACTGAAGGTAACACAGCACAGCTTGGAGAGCTGTCTGCTTGTTCTA ACATTCATGAAGCTAAGGCTCCTAGCCCTTCAATAAACAGGCAGGTCAGCATTGAGACAGATCGAGCGTCCAAGGAGTTTATAGAGTTTCTCAAGACCTATCATAAATCTGGTCAAGAAATTTATAAGCAGTGCAAAATGTTTTTGGAAGCAATGCATCACAAAAGG GAATTAAGTATTGAGGAACAATCTGAATGTGCCCAGGACTTCTATCAAAACATAGGAGAGAAATTACAGACCCGTTCAAAAG TTTCCCCAGAAAAAGTTGAGAAAACAATGGACCAGATTGAAAAATATATCATGACTCGATTGTATAAATATGTGTTCTGCCCCGAAACAACTGATGATGAGAAGAAAGATCTGGTTGTCCAAAAGAGAATCAG GGCTTTACACTGGGTAACTCCACAAATGCTGTGTGTTCCTGTTAATGAAGAAATTTCTGAAGTCTCCGATATGGTTGTGAAAGCAATTACAG ATATTATCGAAATGGATTCAAAACGTGTCCCTCGTGATAAATTAGCATGCATCACCCAATGCAGCAAACATATCTTCAACGctataaaaatcacaaaaaacgAACCAGCTTCTGCTGATGACTTCTTACCAACACTCATATATATTGTTTTGAAGGGAAACCCACCCCGTCTGCAGTCCAACATCCAGTATATAACCCGCTTCTGTAATCCAAGCAGGTTAATGACTGGAGAGGATGGCTACTATTTTACCAATCTG TGCTGTGCTGTGGCCTTCATTGAAAAGCTGGACGCTCAATCTTTAAATCTAAGCCAGGAGGATTTTGATCGCTACATGTCGGGCCAAACGTCTCCAAAGAAACAAGAATCTGAAAACTGGTCATCTGATGTGTGCCTAGGTGTTAAACAGATGTATAAAAACTTAGACCTCCTCTCTCAATTGAATGAGAGGCAGGAAAGAATTGTCAGTGAAGCCAAGAAGCTTGAGAAAGACCTTATAGATTGGACTGACGGAATTACTAAGGAAGTCCAAGATATTGTTGAAAAATATCCATTGGAAATAAATCCAAAAAATCAACCCTTAGCAGCTATTGACTCTGAAAACGTAGAGAATGACAAATTGCCCCCACCACTGCAGCCTCAGGTTTATGCTGGATGA
- the RABGEF1 gene encoding rab5 GDP/GTP exchange factor isoform X4 → MSLKSERRGIHVDQSELLCKKGCGYYGNPAWQGFCSKCWREEYHKARQKQIQDDWELAERLQREEEEAYASSQSTQGAQSLTFSKFEEKKTNEKTRKVTTVKKFFSASSRTGAKKAAQERNLKQGQLGRERNADNILRDLKEIFTPSWELASPTEADIHEAKAPSPSINRQVSIETDRASKEFIEFLKTYHKSGQEIYKQCKMFLEAMHHKRELSIEEQSECAQDFYQNIGEKLQTRSKVSPEKVEKTMDQIEKYIMTRLYKYVFCPETTDDEKKDLVVQKRIRALHWVTPQMLCVPVNEEISEVSDMVVKAITDIIEMDSKRVPRDKLACITQCSKHIFNAIKITKNEPASADDFLPTLIYIVLKGNPPRLQSNIQYITRFCNPSRLMTGEDGYYFTNLCCAVAFIEKLDAQSLNLSQEDFDRYMSGQTSPKKQESENWSSDVCLGVKQMYKNLDLLSQLNERQERIVSEAKKLEKDLIDWTDGITKEVQDIVEKYPLEINPKNQPLAAIDSENVENDKLPPPLQPQVYAG, encoded by the exons ATGAGCCTAAAGTCTGAACGCAGAGGAATTCACGTTGATCAGTCAGAGCTACTGTGCAAGAAAGGATGTGGTTACTATGGAAACCCTGCTTGGCAGGgcttctgctccaagtgctggAGAGAAGAGTACCATAAGGCAAGGCAGAAGCAGATTCAGGATGACTGGGAGCTGGCCGAGCG ACTTCAGCGTGAGGAGGAAGAAGCCTATGCTAGTAGTCAGAGTACACAAGGGGCACAGTCGCTCACCTTTTCCAAGTTTGAGGAAAAGAAAACCAATGAAAAGACACGCAAGGTGACAACTGTGAAGAAATTCTTCAGTGCGTCTTCCAGGACAGGCGCTAAGAAGG CTGCTCAAGAGAGAAACCTTAAGCAAGGACAGCTTGGGAGGGAGCGAAATGCTGATAACATTCTCAGGGACTTGAAGGAGATTTTTACTCCCTCCTGGGAGCTGGCTTCCCCTACTGAAG CAGACATTCATGAAGCTAAGGCTCCTAGCCCTTCAATAAACAGGCAGGTCAGCATTGAGACAGATCGAGCGTCCAAGGAGTTTATAGAGTTTCTCAAGACCTATCATAAATCTGGTCAAGAAATTTATAAGCAGTGCAAAATGTTTTTGGAAGCAATGCATCACAAAAGG GAATTAAGTATTGAGGAACAATCTGAATGTGCCCAGGACTTCTATCAAAACATAGGAGAGAAATTACAGACCCGTTCAAAAG TTTCCCCAGAAAAAGTTGAGAAAACAATGGACCAGATTGAAAAATATATCATGACTCGATTGTATAAATATGTGTTCTGCCCCGAAACAACTGATGATGAGAAGAAAGATCTGGTTGTCCAAAAGAGAATCAG GGCTTTACACTGGGTAACTCCACAAATGCTGTGTGTTCCTGTTAATGAAGAAATTTCTGAAGTCTCCGATATGGTTGTGAAAGCAATTACAG ATATTATCGAAATGGATTCAAAACGTGTCCCTCGTGATAAATTAGCATGCATCACCCAATGCAGCAAACATATCTTCAACGctataaaaatcacaaaaaacgAACCAGCTTCTGCTGATGACTTCTTACCAACACTCATATATATTGTTTTGAAGGGAAACCCACCCCGTCTGCAGTCCAACATCCAGTATATAACCCGCTTCTGTAATCCAAGCAGGTTAATGACTGGAGAGGATGGCTACTATTTTACCAATCTG TGCTGTGCTGTGGCCTTCATTGAAAAGCTGGACGCTCAATCTTTAAATCTAAGCCAGGAGGATTTTGATCGCTACATGTCGGGCCAAACGTCTCCAAAGAAACAAGAATCTGAAAACTGGTCATCTGATGTGTGCCTAGGTGTTAAACAGATGTATAAAAACTTAGACCTCCTCTCTCAATTGAATGAGAGGCAGGAAAGAATTGTCAGTGAAGCCAAGAAGCTTGAGAAAGACCTTATAGATTGGACTGACGGAATTACTAAGGAAGTCCAAGATATTGTTGAAAAATATCCATTGGAAATAAATCCAAAAAATCAACCCTTAGCAGCTATTGACTCTGAAAACGTAGAGAATGACAAATTGCCCCCACCACTGCAGCCTCAGGTTTATGCTGGATGA
- the RABGEF1 gene encoding rab5 GDP/GTP exchange factor isoform X2 encodes MSLKSERRGIHVDQSELLCKKGCGYYGNPAWQGFCSKCWREEYHKARQKQIQDDWELAERLQREEEEAYASSQSTQGAQSLTFSKFEEKKTNEKTRKVTTVKKFFSASSRTGAKKADIHEAKAPSPSINRQVSIETDRASKEFIEFLKTYHKSGQEIYKQCKMFLEAMHHKRELSIEEQSECAQDFYQNIGEKLQTRSKVSPEKVEKTMDQIEKYIMTRLYKYVFCPETTDDEKKDLVVQKRIRALHWVTPQMLCVPVNEEISEVSDMVVKAITDIIEMDSKRVPRDKLACITQCSKHIFNAIKITKNEPASADDFLPTLIYIVLKGNPPRLQSNIQYITRFCNPSRLMTGEDGYYFTNLCCAVAFIEKLDAQSLNLSQEDFDRYMSGQTSPKKQESENWSSDVCLGVKQMYKNLDLLSQLNERQERIVSEAKKLEKDLIDWTDGITKEVQDIVEKYPLEINPKNQPLAAIDSENVENDKLPPPLQPQVYAG; translated from the exons ATGAGCCTAAAGTCTGAACGCAGAGGAATTCACGTTGATCAGTCAGAGCTACTGTGCAAGAAAGGATGTGGTTACTATGGAAACCCTGCTTGGCAGGgcttctgctccaagtgctggAGAGAAGAGTACCATAAGGCAAGGCAGAAGCAGATTCAGGATGACTGGGAGCTGGCCGAGCG ACTTCAGCGTGAGGAGGAAGAAGCCTATGCTAGTAGTCAGAGTACACAAGGGGCACAGTCGCTCACCTTTTCCAAGTTTGAGGAAAAGAAAACCAATGAAAAGACACGCAAGGTGACAACTGTGAAGAAATTCTTCAGTGCGTCTTCCAGGACAGGCGCTAAGAAGG CAGACATTCATGAAGCTAAGGCTCCTAGCCCTTCAATAAACAGGCAGGTCAGCATTGAGACAGATCGAGCGTCCAAGGAGTTTATAGAGTTTCTCAAGACCTATCATAAATCTGGTCAAGAAATTTATAAGCAGTGCAAAATGTTTTTGGAAGCAATGCATCACAAAAGG GAATTAAGTATTGAGGAACAATCTGAATGTGCCCAGGACTTCTATCAAAACATAGGAGAGAAATTACAGACCCGTTCAAAAG TTTCCCCAGAAAAAGTTGAGAAAACAATGGACCAGATTGAAAAATATATCATGACTCGATTGTATAAATATGTGTTCTGCCCCGAAACAACTGATGATGAGAAGAAAGATCTGGTTGTCCAAAAGAGAATCAG GGCTTTACACTGGGTAACTCCACAAATGCTGTGTGTTCCTGTTAATGAAGAAATTTCTGAAGTCTCCGATATGGTTGTGAAAGCAATTACAG ATATTATCGAAATGGATTCAAAACGTGTCCCTCGTGATAAATTAGCATGCATCACCCAATGCAGCAAACATATCTTCAACGctataaaaatcacaaaaaacgAACCAGCTTCTGCTGATGACTTCTTACCAACACTCATATATATTGTTTTGAAGGGAAACCCACCCCGTCTGCAGTCCAACATCCAGTATATAACCCGCTTCTGTAATCCAAGCAGGTTAATGACTGGAGAGGATGGCTACTATTTTACCAATCTG TGCTGTGCTGTGGCCTTCATTGAAAAGCTGGACGCTCAATCTTTAAATCTAAGCCAGGAGGATTTTGATCGCTACATGTCGGGCCAAACGTCTCCAAAGAAACAAGAATCTGAAAACTGGTCATCTGATGTGTGCCTAGGTGTTAAACAGATGTATAAAAACTTAGACCTCCTCTCTCAATTGAATGAGAGGCAGGAAAGAATTGTCAGTGAAGCCAAGAAGCTTGAGAAAGACCTTATAGATTGGACTGACGGAATTACTAAGGAAGTCCAAGATATTGTTGAAAAATATCCATTGGAAATAAATCCAAAAAATCAACCCTTAGCAGCTATTGACTCTGAAAACGTAGAGAATGACAAATTGCCCCCACCACTGCAGCCTCAGGTTTATGCTGGATGA